The genomic window CTGCCATTACTAATCCTTCATTTTCTCCGTAAAACTCATCAACTTCATATATATGAATACCAGATTTGATTTCAAACCGAGTCTTTTCGATTTTACCTTTCTCGCATAATTTTAAAAGTTCAATCGCTTCATCCAGCGGGATTTCATTTTCCCATTCAAAACGAGACATACCACTGCTTTGACTTATTCCCTTTATCGTTATAAACCCTTTGTTTCCTTTAATCCTCACTCGGACAGTTCTTTCAGGAACAGAACTTAAGTAACCTTGGGCAATTTTATTTTGAGTAAAAGCCTGTTTCTTGAAATCATCAGATTTTACAAGAAATTTTCTTTCTATTTCGATCATTTTTAATGTGCATTATTTTTAATGCAAGTTACTCATTTTAATTATGCTGTTGAAAATATAGAAAAGTAATAAAATGTTAATTCTATTTTCTTACGCAAAATTGAAATGGCCAAAATATCTGATTATTAATACATTACGTGTTATTTTTTTCGTTAAATTTGATAGAATCTAAACTTATCATCTATGTCTAAAAAAGCACTTTATCTAT from Flavobacterium fluviale includes these protein-coding regions:
- a CDS encoding CYTH domain-containing protein, with the translated sequence MIEIERKFLVKSDDFKKQAFTQNKIAQGYLSSVPERTVRVRIKGNKGFITIKGISQSSGMSRFEWENEIPLDEAIELLKLCEKGKIEKTRFEIKSGIHIYEVDEFYGENEGLVMAEIELNSETEVFEKPDWLGEEVTNDERYYNAYLSKNPFKDWQK